A genomic segment from Juglans regia cultivar Chandler chromosome 14, Walnut 2.0, whole genome shotgun sequence encodes:
- the LOC108990123 gene encoding ubiquitin-like protein 5, with protein sequence MIEVVLNDRLGKKVRVKCNDDDTIGDLKKLVAAQTGTRADKIRIQKWYNIYKDHITLKDYEIHDGMGLELYYN encoded by the coding sequence ATGATAGAGGTGGTGCTCAACGATCGCCTCGGCAAGAAGGTTCGTGTTAAGTGCAACGACGACGATACCATCGGTGACCTCAAGAAGCTCGTCGCCGCTCAGACCGGCACCCGTGCCGACAAGATCCGTATCCAGAAGTGGTATAACATCTACAAGGACCACATCACCCTTAAGGACTACGAGATCCACGACGGCATGGGCCTCGAGCTCTACTACAATTGA